In the Natrinema sp. CBA1119 genome, GAGACAGCTGCTGGAGTTGCTGCTGACTCATTGTTCGGACACCTCGTCGAGTTTGATTTCGCTCCGCTTGAGGCCGTGTTGACTCCCGAACTGGGAGAGGGTGTGTTCGCGGGCGACGTTCTCGTTCTGGGCGTCGATGGTCGTCTCGAACTCCGCGAAGCCGTCGCGGCTCTTGAACCGACCACTGACCGTAAATTGACTCATACATCACCATCCGGCAGGGAGTCGGAAGAATCTTCCCTTCCAGTCCGGACCGCCGAACCCAGCAG is a window encoding:
- the rpl18a gene encoding 50S ribosomal protein L18Ae translates to MSQFTVSGRFKSRDGFAEFETTIDAQNENVAREHTLSQFGSQHGLKRSEIKLDEVSEQ